In Paenibacillus algicola, a genomic segment contains:
- a CDS encoding MotE family protein, translating into MARKDMPLDQEESSGGLEKSLLFLIPIMFTIVLVGVLLTLFNIDFRNSAMNLGNKIPIVKDWIPGPELTPEEAAAQDKEDSTAKELEALKQQLAEREQELEEMTSQKNSQETKAAELQAQLDAAQNEAAAEETEDPYFQQISDLAKMYAGMSPSKAAPIIESLMKEEMVLILGAMKNDPRAAILEKMNPQTAADATMLLKDAKPARDQAIAALQSRLAKEEQDVSDSQRSSLDQNELSQTFSRMAPKSAAELLIQTYKITPDKAITILKSVDDAARAKILDELSGAEPEMAARILNRLMGAQ; encoded by the coding sequence ATGGCTCGCAAGGATATGCCGCTGGATCAAGAGGAATCAAGCGGAGGCTTGGAGAAAAGCCTGCTGTTCCTGATCCCGATTATGTTCACAATCGTTTTGGTGGGCGTTCTGCTCACGCTGTTTAACATTGATTTTCGCAATAGTGCAATGAATTTAGGAAACAAGATTCCTATCGTGAAGGATTGGATACCGGGCCCGGAGCTAACCCCGGAAGAAGCAGCTGCCCAGGACAAGGAAGATAGCACGGCAAAGGAATTGGAGGCTCTGAAGCAGCAACTGGCCGAACGGGAGCAGGAGCTTGAAGAAATGACCAGTCAGAAGAACTCCCAAGAGACCAAAGCTGCGGAGCTGCAGGCGCAGTTAGATGCAGCCCAGAATGAGGCTGCGGCAGAGGAAACAGAGGATCCCTATTTCCAGCAGATTAGTGACCTGGCTAAAATGTATGCTGGCATGAGCCCCAGTAAAGCAGCTCCCATTATCGAGAGCTTGATGAAAGAGGAAATGGTGCTCATCCTGGGAGCCATGAAGAATGATCCACGAGCGGCGATTTTGGAAAAAATGAACCCTCAAACCGCAGCGGATGCAACGATGCTGTTAAAGGATGCAAAGCCGGCGAGGGATCAAGCGATTGCGGCGCTGCAATCCCGTCTAGCTAAAGAAGAGCAGGATGTATCGGATAGCCAGCGAAGCAGTCTGGATCAAAATGAGCTAAGCCAGACCTTCTCCAGAATGGCACCTAAGAGCGCTGCAGAGCTGCTGATTCAAACCTATAAGATTACACCTGATAAAGCGATTACGATCCTTAAATCCGTCGATGATGCAGCCAGAGCCAAAATTCTGGATGAGCTGTCTGGCGCTGAGCCTGAAATGGCTGCCAGAATCCTGAATCGTCTGATGGGTGCCCAGTAG
- the fliJ gene encoding flagellar export protein FliJ, translating to MRFHYAFQKIVDLKGNEKAQAEWMLSAAIGELKAQEQNLHQLLQKRDEIGHSLQQAAQKSTPISEMCRLQSYAEYLDTLIEQKNTDIEQAHSNVKHKQGKLTEKMLDEKVWMKAREKSLEKFRHESLLREQNELDELATVRYTVQSR from the coding sequence ATGAGGTTTCACTATGCATTTCAAAAAATCGTAGATCTTAAAGGCAATGAGAAGGCACAGGCCGAGTGGATGCTGTCTGCGGCAATTGGAGAATTGAAGGCGCAGGAGCAAAATCTGCATCAGCTGCTTCAGAAGCGGGACGAGATTGGCCATTCCCTTCAACAAGCAGCCCAGAAAAGTACTCCGATCTCGGAAATGTGCCGCCTGCAGTCTTATGCAGAGTATCTGGACACCCTCATCGAGCAGAAGAATACGGATATTGAGCAGGCCCACAGCAACGTGAAGCATAAGCAGGGAAAGCTGACCGAGAAAATGCTGGATGAAAAGGTCTGGATGAAAGCAAGAGAAAAATCACTTGAGAAGTTCCGGCACGAAAGTCTCCTGCGGGAACAAAATGAGCTGGACGAGCTGGCTACAGTCCGTTATACGGTCCAAAGCCGCTAG
- the fliI gene encoding flagellar protein export ATPase FliI, with protein sequence MSKLDSSRYKDHLQHVDPVRINGKVTQVIGLMLESEGPDASIGEVCYIYPSKQSKPLQAEVVGFRDNKVLLMPLGDLHSIGPGCDVVGTGKPLNVQVGSELLGKVLDGLGQPLDGSVLPARMSHSSTNNIPQNPLNRPRVQEPISIGVRAIDGLLTVGKGQRVGIFAGSGVGKSTLMGMIARNTSADVNVIALIGERGREVLDFIERDLGPEGLKRSVVIVATSDQPALIRIKGALIATTIAEYFRDRGLNVMLMMDSVTRYAMAQREVGLAVGEPPAMRGYTPSVFASLPKLLERAGTGPSGSITAFYTVLVDGDDMNEPIADAVRGILDGHIVLNRSIANKGHFPAIDVLASISRVMKDIAHEDQLEAAENVKRLMAVYKNSEDLINIGAYQPGSNAEIDEAINMIHQIWDFTKQKVNEKVSLEKVQERLIAEFSRR encoded by the coding sequence ATGAGTAAGCTGGACAGCAGTCGTTATAAAGATCATCTGCAGCATGTGGATCCTGTGCGGATCAACGGTAAAGTGACTCAGGTTATCGGCCTGATGCTGGAATCAGAAGGCCCGGATGCAAGTATTGGCGAGGTGTGCTACATCTATCCCTCCAAGCAGAGCAAACCGCTGCAGGCTGAAGTCGTGGGTTTTCGTGATAATAAGGTGCTGCTGATGCCTTTGGGGGATCTGCATTCAATTGGTCCAGGCTGTGATGTCGTTGGCACCGGCAAGCCGCTTAATGTTCAGGTGGGATCGGAGCTGTTAGGTAAAGTGTTGGACGGCTTGGGACAGCCTTTAGACGGTTCTGTGCTGCCCGCACGAATGTCTCACAGCTCTACCAATAATATCCCGCAGAATCCGTTGAATCGTCCGCGTGTGCAAGAGCCGATCAGCATCGGGGTGAGAGCTATTGACGGCCTCCTCACGGTCGGTAAAGGGCAGCGGGTCGGGATTTTTGCCGGCTCAGGGGTCGGAAAGAGCACCTTGATGGGCATGATCGCCCGGAACACCTCCGCAGATGTGAACGTCATTGCTCTAATCGGAGAGCGGGGCAGAGAGGTGCTCGACTTTATCGAGCGCGACCTGGGACCAGAGGGCTTGAAGCGTTCCGTAGTCATCGTGGCCACCTCGGATCAGCCAGCGCTCATTCGGATTAAGGGCGCATTGATTGCAACGACCATTGCTGAATATTTCAGGGACCGCGGCTTAAATGTCATGCTTATGATGGATTCGGTCACCCGTTATGCAATGGCACAGCGTGAGGTCGGGTTAGCGGTTGGCGAGCCTCCTGCAATGCGGGGATACACCCCGTCCGTGTTTGCCAGCCTGCCGAAGCTGCTGGAACGAGCCGGTACAGGTCCAAGCGGCTCGATTACTGCTTTTTACACGGTGCTTGTTGACGGCGATGATATGAATGAACCGATTGCTGATGCTGTCCGCGGCATTTTGGATGGACATATTGTGCTGAACCGCAGCATTGCTAACAAAGGGCATTTCCCAGCGATTGATGTGCTGGCGAGCATCAGCCGTGTCATGAAGGATATTGCACACGAGGACCAGCTGGAAGCGGCCGAGAACGTAAAACGGCTGATGGCCGTATACAAAAATTCCGAGGATCTGATCAACATTGGAGCTTACCAGCCAGGCTCTAATGCGGAGATTGACGAGGCTATAAATATGATCCATCAGATTTGGGATTTTACGAAGCAGAAAGTCAATGAAAAGGTAAGTCTGGAAAAGGTGCAGGAGCGTCTAATTGCTGAATTTTCAAGGAGATGA
- a CDS encoding FliH/SctL family protein, with translation MSNLIKPSQYMPIDMLKELDLSRKYASTEPEERETAVFESELQPEVQHTLESAQLAKQEMLQDAKEFAERQIREAAEAAEQLLSQAQEQIAVWWEERRSQDESIAEGARAEGFQQGYEAGSLKAQQEMNELLQQAAQEAQGVLSQAYSAKEELIQEAEPFLVELSCSVAEKIVDHQLTLEPDFVLKLIRKNLARKKEKGMISLCVAPSQFAFVHAAREELALSVDSQAELQVLPDSTVTDLGCVIRSSFGSVDARIDTQLSEIKKELIRISLDDTQRRAADE, from the coding sequence TTGTCTAATTTGATCAAGCCTTCTCAGTACATGCCGATTGATATGCTAAAGGAACTGGATTTGTCCCGGAAGTACGCTTCAACGGAGCCGGAAGAGAGAGAGACGGCAGTATTTGAAAGTGAGCTCCAGCCCGAAGTACAGCACACTTTGGAATCGGCTCAATTGGCCAAGCAGGAAATGCTGCAGGATGCAAAGGAGTTTGCCGAGCGTCAAATCAGGGAGGCTGCAGAGGCTGCGGAGCAGCTGCTTTCCCAGGCGCAGGAGCAAATTGCAGTCTGGTGGGAAGAGCGTCGAAGTCAGGACGAAAGCATTGCGGAGGGTGCTCGCGCGGAAGGCTTCCAACAAGGCTATGAGGCCGGGTCGCTCAAGGCTCAGCAGGAGATGAATGAGCTCCTGCAGCAAGCGGCCCAGGAAGCCCAGGGCGTCTTGAGCCAAGCTTATTCAGCCAAGGAAGAGCTGATTCAGGAAGCCGAGCCGTTTCTTGTAGAGCTCAGCTGCTCGGTCGCCGAGAAGATTGTCGATCACCAATTGACATTGGAGCCTGATTTCGTGCTGAAGCTAATTCGAAAGAACTTGGCCCGCAAGAAGGAGAAAGGGATGATTTCGCTCTGTGTGGCTCCCTCCCAGTTCGCATTCGTTCACGCCGCCCGGGAGGAGCTTGCATTAAGCGTCGACTCCCAGGCGGAGCTTCAGGTGCTGCCGGACTCCACTGTAACGGATTTGGGATGTGTGATTAGGTCATCCTTCGGCAGTGTAGATGCCAGAATTGATACACAGCTGTCCGAGATCAAGAAGGAATTAATTCGGATATCCCTAGATGACACGCAACGGAGAGCTGCCGATGAGTAA
- the fliG gene encoding flagellar motor switch protein FliG gives MLSGRQKAAILLITLGPEVSAQIFKHLRDDEIEQLTLEIANVRKVDGGEKELIMSEFHQICLAQEYISQGGITYAKEILEKALGSEKAREVINRLTATLQVRPFDFARKADPSQILNFIQNENAQTIALVLSYLQFEQAASILSALPQDKQAEVARRVAVMDSTSPEVIAQVERVLEQKLSSTVTQDYTSAGGIESIVQILNGVDRGTERTILDALEIQDPELAEEIKKRMFVFEDIVNVDNRSIQRIIRDIENADLQLALKVASEEVRDVIFRNMSKRMAETFKEEMEYMGPVRLRDVEEAQTRIVSTIRRLEEAGEIIIARGGGDDIIV, from the coding sequence ATGTTAAGCGGCAGGCAAAAGGCTGCCATCCTGTTGATTACACTCGGGCCGGAGGTATCCGCCCAAATCTTCAAGCATCTGAGAGATGATGAGATCGAACAGCTTACTCTGGAAATTGCGAATGTGCGCAAGGTAGACGGTGGCGAGAAAGAGCTCATTATGTCGGAGTTTCATCAGATCTGTCTTGCCCAGGAGTATATTTCTCAAGGCGGCATCACGTACGCCAAAGAAATTCTGGAAAAGGCTTTGGGAAGTGAAAAAGCGCGGGAGGTTATCAACAGGCTGACCGCGACCCTGCAGGTCCGTCCGTTTGATTTTGCGAGAAAAGCAGACCCGAGCCAAATTCTCAACTTTATACAGAACGAAAATGCTCAAACGATTGCTCTGGTGCTGTCGTACCTCCAGTTTGAGCAGGCTGCTTCGATTCTGTCGGCTTTGCCGCAGGACAAGCAGGCAGAGGTTGCCCGCCGGGTTGCGGTTATGGATAGCACCTCGCCCGAGGTCATTGCTCAGGTCGAGCGGGTGCTGGAGCAGAAGCTGTCATCAACCGTCACGCAGGATTACACGAGTGCCGGCGGTATTGAATCAATCGTTCAGATTCTGAATGGAGTCGATCGGGGAACTGAAAGAACGATTCTCGATGCGCTGGAGATTCAAGATCCGGAGCTGGCGGAAGAGATCAAGAAACGGATGTTTGTCTTTGAGGATATTGTCAATGTGGACAACCGCTCGATTCAGCGTATCATCCGCGATATCGAGAATGCGGATCTGCAGCTGGCACTGAAGGTGGCAAGCGAGGAAGTTCGAGATGTTATTTTCCGGAATATGTCCAAACGGATGGCGGAAACGTTCAAGGAAGAGATGGAGTATATGGGTCCTGTGCGTTTGCGTGACGTTGAAGAGGCGCAGACGCGCATCGTAAGCACGATCCGCAGACTGGAGGAAGCTGGAGAAATTATCATCGCCCGTGGCGGAGGAGATGACATCATTGTCTAA
- the fliF gene encoding flagellar basal-body MS-ring/collar protein FliF, with product MNERLTQYREKASGYWNQFSSKQKIMLVSTIVFIIIAIVALTIRFSKTEYEVAFRDLDAADAAGIMSHLDSQSIPYQLGPDGTTLSVPSKDATRVQIDVGSQGLVQNGTIGLETFEQNSSAIGMTDNEFEVKYVNALNGEIERMLRKMSGVHDATVLLNLPKESLFASQADREKATASVVMKFKPGYRPSQEMIDSYYNLVRTSVPNLPVENITITNDEVELLATAKGGQGGLIGKVEENFALQKQFENNVRQNVQQFLSQYMGPNKVNVLVMSTLNFDQIQSKENLVTPVNEEEMKGIEISVQEIQKNYSGTSNPTGGVAGVGEEEISGYPSDSSSGESNSEESSSTINYDVNRITRDVISSPYSVKDLTINVSVEPPGGEENLDEATRGAIENILINIVRASLAESSLAYTDADLAKKVSVVSQVTDNSLAEESDSLLSNPIIWGAALAAAALLAGGIIFMVRRRRAQDEEEELELPPITELPSINLESVTNDSQVRKQLETLAKKKPDEFVNLLRTWLAEE from the coding sequence GTGAATGAGCGATTAACCCAGTACCGGGAGAAAGCTTCCGGTTATTGGAATCAATTTAGCAGCAAGCAAAAAATCATGCTTGTATCGACGATCGTTTTTATCATAATTGCGATTGTCGCATTAACCATAAGGTTCTCGAAGACGGAATATGAAGTTGCCTTCCGAGACCTGGATGCTGCAGATGCAGCCGGAATTATGAGTCATCTGGATTCGCAAAGCATTCCTTATCAGCTGGGACCTGACGGCACAACGCTCTCCGTTCCAAGCAAGGATGCAACTCGCGTTCAGATTGATGTAGGCTCTCAAGGTCTCGTACAGAACGGGACGATTGGACTAGAAACGTTCGAACAGAACTCTTCCGCAATTGGGATGACGGATAATGAGTTCGAAGTGAAATATGTAAATGCTCTAAATGGCGAAATAGAGCGCATGCTCAGGAAGATGAGCGGAGTACATGACGCCACAGTCCTATTGAATCTTCCGAAAGAGAGTCTCTTTGCATCTCAAGCCGACCGTGAGAAAGCAACGGCTTCTGTGGTCATGAAGTTCAAGCCGGGCTACCGTCCAAGCCAGGAAATGATTGACAGCTATTATAATCTCGTCAGAACCTCAGTGCCGAATTTACCGGTTGAGAACATCACAATTACAAATGATGAAGTAGAGCTGCTCGCTACTGCCAAAGGCGGTCAAGGTGGTTTGATTGGCAAAGTCGAAGAAAACTTCGCACTGCAGAAGCAGTTTGAGAACAATGTACGCCAGAATGTGCAGCAATTTCTATCCCAGTACATGGGTCCGAATAAGGTCAACGTGCTCGTCATGTCCACACTGAACTTTGATCAGATTCAAAGCAAGGAAAATTTAGTTACGCCGGTCAATGAAGAAGAAATGAAGGGAATCGAGATCAGTGTGCAGGAAATCCAGAAAAATTATTCCGGTACTAGCAATCCTACAGGCGGTGTTGCAGGGGTAGGCGAGGAAGAAATTTCAGGATATCCCAGTGATTCTTCAAGCGGCGAGAGTAACTCGGAAGAAAGCTCAAGCACTATCAATTATGATGTTAACCGAATTACAAGAGACGTGATCTCCAGTCCTTATTCTGTAAAAGATTTAACCATTAATGTCTCTGTTGAACCACCCGGCGGCGAGGAAAATTTGGATGAAGCTACACGCGGGGCGATTGAGAACATATTGATCAATATCGTCAGAGCCTCGTTAGCGGAGTCGAGCCTTGCATATACAGATGCTGATTTGGCTAAAAAAGTTTCGGTCGTGTCGCAGGTTACAGATAACAGCTTGGCTGAAGAATCTGATTCTCTTCTATCGAATCCGATCATTTGGGGAGCAGCCCTGGCGGCAGCCGCTTTGCTGGCCGGAGGGATTATCTTTATGGTTCGAAGACGAAGAGCGCAGGACGAAGAAGAGGAGCTGGAGCTACCTCCGATTACCGAATTGCCTTCCATTAATCTGGAAAGCGTCACGAACGACAGCCAGGTTCGCAAGCAGCTGGAAACCCTGGCGAAAAAGAAGCCGGACGAATTCGTCAATTTACTTCGCACGTGGCTTGCTGAGGAATAG
- the fliE gene encoding flagellar hook-basal body complex protein FliE, with product MIQNTMFNPGSLPLQASTLAKPAATPSDSIQQFGAYLQEAIQSVSAQEKSASLMSDKMITGQVSVDQTMISAQQALLSVQLTTQVRNKVVEAYQEIMRTQM from the coding sequence TTGATCCAGAATACTATGTTCAATCCCGGGAGCTTGCCTCTGCAGGCATCAACCTTGGCCAAGCCCGCAGCTACACCTTCGGATTCCATTCAGCAGTTTGGTGCATATTTGCAGGAAGCGATTCAGTCCGTGTCCGCCCAGGAGAAAAGTGCAAGCCTCATGAGTGACAAGATGATCACCGGGCAGGTGAGCGTGGATCAGACGATGATTTCTGCTCAACAGGCTTTGCTGAGCGTACAGCTCACCACTCAGGTCCGAAACAAAGTAGTAGAGGCCTATCAGGAGATTATGCGTACGCAAATGTAA
- the flgC gene encoding flagellar basal body rod protein FlgC, producing the protein MNFTGSFNISASALTAQRFRMDVISSNIANAETTRAKVENGVSVPYRRKTVVMEPMKQSFDAMLQAKMNGSNQPVQGVKISQIREDQAPLKPVYNPEHPDANAEGYVFMPNVDITKEMVDLISASRSYEANVTALNATKAMVMKALEIGR; encoded by the coding sequence TTGAACTTCACAGGAAGCTTTAACATCAGCGCTTCGGCCTTGACGGCCCAGCGGTTCCGGATGGATGTCATCTCCTCGAACATTGCTAATGCAGAAACAACCCGGGCCAAGGTGGAGAATGGTGTGTCCGTGCCATACCGCCGCAAAACCGTCGTTATGGAGCCGATGAAGCAGAGCTTTGATGCCATGCTTCAGGCCAAGATGAATGGCAGCAACCAGCCGGTGCAAGGGGTGAAGATCAGTCAGATCCGCGAGGATCAAGCCCCGCTTAAGCCCGTATACAATCCGGAACATCCCGATGCCAATGCGGAGGGCTATGTCTTTATGCCTAACGTGGATATTACTAAAGAGATGGTTGACCTGATTTCTGCAAGCCGATCCTATGAGGCCAATGTAACAGCATTGAATGCGACAAAAGCCATGGTGATGAAGGCGCTGGAAATTGGAAGATAA
- the flgB gene encoding flagellar basal body rod protein FlgB yields the protein MNLLGSSSFQRLQGGLDAANARNVVITNNIANVDTPHFKRSEVAFESILKMEMSGMKTSLTGKRTDPRHFVIGPSSKLPSSTLQMDQSSAMNNNGNNVDIDREMSLLAENQLRYNSYVQAVNDQIRLMRAAVEGR from the coding sequence GTGAACTTGTTAGGGAGCAGCAGCTTTCAACGGCTGCAGGGTGGTTTGGACGCAGCAAACGCTAGAAATGTGGTTATTACCAACAATATCGCGAATGTGGACACGCCTCATTTCAAGCGTTCCGAGGTAGCGTTCGAGAGTATTTTGAAAATGGAAATGAGCGGAATGAAAACAAGTCTGACAGGTAAAAGAACCGATCCGCGTCATTTTGTGATCGGCCCAAGCAGCAAGCTCCCGAGCTCTACCCTTCAAATGGATCAATCCAGTGCAATGAACAATAATGGCAATAATGTCGATATTGATCGGGAAATGTCTTTATTGGCCGAAAATCAGCTTAGATATAACTCTTATGTACAGGCAGTAAACGACCAAATTCGATTAATGCGTGCAGCAGTAGAAGGGAGATAG
- the hslU gene encoding ATP-dependent protease ATPase subunit HslU — MNNESMTPRQIVAELDKYIVGQKQAKKSVAVALRNRYRRSRLSEAEREEIVPKNILMMGPTGVGKTEIARRLAKLVHAPFVKVEATKFTEVGYVGRDVESMVRDLVETAIRMVKAERTEKVKDKAEEMANERIVHILVPSSKGQKTQKNPFEMLFGGSQGQENEEPENKSENDSSIKEKRRQVRFNLLSGKLEEDLIDVDVEDQTPPMFGMFAGQGNDQMGMNMQEMFGNLMPKRTKKRKLPIKDARKVLIQEEAAKLIDMDDVIQESVRRAEQSGIIFIDEIDKVASQGRASGPDVSREGVQRDILPIVEGSTVMTKYGPVKTDFILFIAAGAFHIAKPSDLIPELQGRFPIRVELSSLTLDDFVSILTEPQNALTKQYTSLLQTEDITVQFSDEAIREIAQIAASVNQNTENIGARRLHTILEKLLEDLSFEAPELTLDSMVITPQYVREKLGEIAQDRDLSQYIL, encoded by the coding sequence ATGAATAACGAATCGATGACGCCTAGACAAATTGTAGCCGAGCTGGATAAGTATATCGTCGGTCAGAAGCAGGCCAAAAAATCCGTGGCTGTAGCACTCCGCAACCGCTATCGGCGCAGCCGGCTCAGTGAAGCCGAGCGCGAGGAGATCGTGCCTAAGAATATTCTCATGATGGGACCGACCGGTGTCGGTAAGACCGAGATTGCTAGGCGCCTGGCTAAGCTGGTGCACGCGCCGTTCGTGAAGGTGGAAGCGACCAAATTTACTGAGGTGGGCTATGTCGGTCGTGATGTGGAATCTATGGTCCGGGATCTCGTCGAAACCGCTATTCGAATGGTCAAGGCAGAGCGGACTGAGAAGGTGAAGGATAAAGCGGAAGAGATGGCGAATGAGCGGATTGTCCACATTTTGGTGCCGTCCTCCAAGGGTCAGAAAACGCAAAAGAATCCGTTTGAAATGCTGTTTGGCGGCAGTCAGGGCCAAGAAAACGAAGAGCCGGAGAACAAGAGTGAAAATGACAGCAGTATAAAGGAGAAACGTCGTCAGGTTCGCTTCAATTTATTATCCGGGAAGCTGGAAGAGGATCTCATTGATGTGGATGTGGAGGATCAGACACCTCCGATGTTTGGTATGTTTGCCGGTCAAGGGAACGATCAAATGGGTATGAACATGCAGGAAATGTTTGGAAACCTGATGCCTAAACGCACCAAAAAGCGAAAGCTTCCAATCAAGGATGCCCGCAAGGTGCTGATTCAGGAGGAAGCTGCCAAGCTGATCGATATGGATGATGTGATCCAGGAATCGGTGAGAAGGGCGGAGCAGTCCGGCATCATTTTTATTGATGAGATTGATAAGGTTGCCAGTCAGGGGCGTGCTTCAGGGCCAGATGTGTCTAGAGAAGGGGTACAGCGAGATATTCTCCCGATCGTAGAAGGCTCTACCGTGATGACTAAATACGGACCTGTGAAGACCGATTTCATCCTCTTCATCGCTGCAGGTGCATTTCACATTGCTAAGCCTTCAGATCTCATTCCGGAGCTGCAGGGACGCTTCCCGATCCGGGTAGAGCTGAGCAGCCTTACTCTGGATGATTTTGTGTCCATATTGACCGAGCCGCAAAATGCTTTGACTAAGCAATACACAAGCCTGCTCCAGACGGAGGATATTACGGTACAATTCTCAGATGAAGCTATTCGGGAAATTGCGCAGATTGCTGCCTCCGTCAATCAGAATACGGAAAATATCGGAGCAAGACGACTACACACGATCCTGGAGAAGCTGCTGGAGGACCTGTCCTTTGAAGCCCCCGAGCTTACACTGGATTCCATGGTTATTACGCCGCAATATGTTCGCGAGAAGCTGGGCGAGATTGCTCAGGATCGGGATTTAAGTCAATATATCCTGTAG
- the hslV gene encoding ATP-dependent protease subunit HslV: protein MEMSFHATTICAVRHNGKSAIAGDGQVTFGQNVVMKQTAKKVRRLYRGQVVAGFAGSVADAITLFEKFEGKLEEYQGNLQRAAVELAREWRQDRILHKLEALMIVMDQSGMLLISGGGEIIEPDDEVLAIGSGGNFALSAGRALKRHAVHLEAADIAKEALLIASEVCVYTNSNIIVEEV from the coding sequence ATGGAAATGAGTTTTCATGCGACGACCATCTGTGCGGTTCGCCATAATGGCAAATCGGCGATCGCCGGAGATGGTCAGGTGACATTTGGACAAAATGTTGTGATGAAGCAGACCGCCAAAAAAGTACGCCGTTTATACCGGGGACAAGTTGTCGCCGGTTTTGCCGGTTCTGTGGCCGATGCTATCACGCTGTTTGAGAAGTTTGAAGGAAAGCTGGAGGAGTACCAGGGAAATTTGCAGCGGGCTGCCGTAGAATTGGCCAGAGAGTGGCGTCAGGACCGGATCCTGCACAAGCTGGAGGCCTTGATGATTGTGATGGATCAGAGCGGGATGCTCCTGATCTCGGGCGGCGGCGAGATCATCGAGCCGGATGATGAGGTGCTGGCGATCGGTTCTGGCGGAAATTTTGCCTTGTCCGCAGGCAGAGCACTGAAGCGCCACGCTGTTCATCTGGAAGCCGCAGACATTGCCAAAGAGGCGCTGTTGATTGCGTCTGAGGTATGTGTATATACGAATAGTAATATCATCGTAGAAGAAGTGTAG